The Achromobacter deleyi genome has a window encoding:
- the phnE gene encoding phosphonate ABC transporter, permease protein PhnE produces MNAHVSPLNPAGQPRVWQRYSMGQRLLRFALYLLVVAAIAQAIRGVEVIPEFLYDAPEQMADLFRRMWPIDWAYYPDGVHNALIETLHIATLGTILSVVMAVPVGLLAANNLTPSKTINMLARLILVSSRSVNSLVWALLFIAIFGPGALAGTLAIAFRSIGFVGKLVGEAIEEAQRGPIEAVTATGASKASVIWYAYWPQIRPAFWSIVLLRWDINVRESAVLGLVGAGGIGMALDTALNLFQWDRVALVLAAIFVVVVLAEVIITQARKRIL; encoded by the coding sequence ATGAACGCCCATGTCTCCCCCCTGAACCCCGCAGGCCAGCCGCGCGTGTGGCAGCGCTACAGCATGGGCCAGCGCCTGCTGCGCTTTGCGCTCTACCTGCTGGTGGTGGCCGCCATCGCGCAGGCGATCCGCGGCGTGGAGGTCATACCGGAATTCCTGTATGACGCCCCCGAGCAGATGGCCGACCTGTTCCGCCGCATGTGGCCGATCGACTGGGCCTATTACCCGGACGGCGTGCACAACGCGCTGATCGAAACGCTGCACATCGCCACGCTGGGAACCATCCTGTCCGTGGTGATGGCCGTGCCCGTGGGCCTGCTGGCGGCCAACAACCTCACGCCCAGCAAGACGATCAACATGCTGGCCCGCCTGATCCTGGTGTCCAGCCGTTCGGTCAACTCGCTGGTATGGGCCCTGCTGTTCATCGCCATCTTCGGCCCCGGGGCGCTGGCCGGCACGCTGGCCATCGCGTTCCGCTCCATCGGCTTTGTCGGCAAGCTCGTCGGCGAAGCCATCGAGGAAGCGCAGCGCGGCCCCATCGAAGCCGTCACGGCCACCGGCGCCAGCAAGGCCTCCGTCATCTGGTATGCCTACTGGCCGCAGATCCGCCCGGCATTCTGGTCCATCGTGCTGCTGCGCTGGGACATCAATGTGCGCGAATCGGCCGTGCTCGGCCTGGTTGGCGCCGGCGGCATCGGCATGGCGCTGGACACGGCGCTGAACCTGTTCCAGTGGGACCGCGTGGCGCTGGTGCTGGCCGCCATCTTCGTGGTGGTCGTGCTGGCCGAAGTGATCATCACCCAGGCGCGCAAACGCATTCTGTAG
- a CDS encoding MOSC N-terminal beta barrel domain-containing protein: protein MSTDQFQPIAECGLTPQPNAAGYHRQWLIANDSGQWLNRELCPRLADVSVELRLGYLVLKAPGMLRMDIPLDVIEDDDSVRYSMKVGEQVIDVIDEGELAAAWISNFVQVPCRIMKVHPETPVAAWPA, encoded by the coding sequence ATGAGCACAGACCAGTTCCAGCCCATCGCGGAATGCGGCCTCACGCCACAACCCAATGCCGCGGGCTATCACCGGCAATGGCTGATCGCCAATGACTCCGGGCAATGGCTCAACCGCGAACTCTGCCCCCGGCTTGCGGACGTATCCGTCGAGCTGCGCCTGGGCTACCTGGTGCTGAAGGCGCCGGGCATGCTGCGCATGGATATTCCGCTGGACGTCATCGAAGACGACGACAGCGTGCGCTACAGCATGAAAGTGGGCGAACAGGTCATCGACGTGATCGACGAAGGAGAGCTGGCCGCGGCCTGGATCTCCAATTTCGTGCAGGTGCCTTGCCGCATCATGAAGGTGCACCCCGAAACGCCCGTGGCCGCCTGGCCCGCCTGA
- a CDS encoding CYTH and CHAD domain-containing protein: MSEQELKLHVPTASRQAVLREIKQREATRIRLHAMYFDTPDRELARARIAIRLRQEGRDWVQTLKMPGINAITRIEMNHPRPGPVLDLSVYAGTEVEAALAAVKGELGLRYETDVQRLLRKVRTRYGTVELAYDTGILRAGALELPISELEFELVSGRPAAIFATARGWQQRHSLVLDPRSKSERGDALAQLAQRLADVDANPGDDLEARRAQAIAQFWAPRGAASVKLRDDMTASQAMGRIAAECLDQICRNASVLAEVDTEGVYRAGNSEHVHQLRVGVRRLRSAWKLFEGWIAPVPDSLLQGVRTHFAAFGANRDQDVLNETVAPALIRAGMPVIPMEAAPPEQDAQTIAGGKSFQAWLLELLEWTLEVPPVQPGAESQTIANGTPSDAAPEPAIRLEGGVAGPSVKPTIIPMVAPEPDPQRLHKQLSRRLHRWHSKVADQGTQFATLDIPTRHELRKRGKRLRYSLAFAESLLPASKLRSYRKLLSKVQDVLGEINDLAVTKDYYQSCTATHPQAWFALGWISARLEELAVEAQKAFDDLARSKPFWK, translated from the coding sequence ATGTCGGAACAGGAATTGAAACTGCACGTGCCCACGGCTTCGCGCCAGGCCGTGCTTCGAGAAATCAAGCAACGCGAAGCCACGCGCATCCGCTTGCATGCCATGTATTTCGACACGCCCGATCGCGAATTGGCGCGGGCGCGCATCGCCATCCGGCTGCGCCAGGAAGGTCGCGACTGGGTGCAGACACTCAAGATGCCCGGCATCAATGCCATCACCCGCATCGAAATGAACCACCCGCGCCCGGGTCCGGTGCTGGACCTGTCCGTGTACGCCGGCACCGAAGTCGAAGCCGCGCTGGCGGCCGTCAAGGGCGAGCTGGGCCTGCGCTATGAAACCGACGTGCAACGCCTGTTGCGCAAGGTCCGCACGCGCTACGGCACCGTGGAACTGGCCTACGACACCGGCATCCTGCGCGCAGGCGCGCTGGAGCTGCCCATCTCCGAACTGGAATTCGAACTGGTGTCGGGCCGCCCCGCCGCCATCTTCGCCACCGCGCGGGGCTGGCAGCAACGCCACTCCCTGGTGCTGGATCCACGCAGCAAGTCCGAACGCGGCGACGCGCTGGCCCAGCTGGCGCAACGCCTGGCCGACGTGGACGCAAACCCGGGCGACGACCTGGAAGCGCGGCGGGCCCAGGCCATCGCGCAGTTCTGGGCGCCGCGCGGCGCGGCCTCGGTCAAGCTGCGCGACGACATGACGGCGTCGCAGGCCATGGGCCGCATCGCGGCGGAATGCCTGGACCAGATCTGCCGCAACGCCTCGGTGCTTGCCGAAGTCGACACCGAAGGCGTCTACCGCGCCGGCAATTCCGAACACGTGCATCAGTTGCGCGTGGGCGTGCGCCGGCTGCGCTCGGCCTGGAAACTCTTTGAAGGCTGGATCGCTCCGGTTCCGGACTCCCTGCTGCAAGGCGTGCGCACGCACTTCGCCGCCTTCGGCGCCAATCGCGACCAGGACGTCCTGAATGAAACCGTTGCGCCCGCGCTGATCCGCGCGGGCATGCCTGTCATTCCCATGGAAGCCGCGCCGCCCGAACAGGACGCCCAGACCATAGCCGGCGGCAAGTCCTTCCAGGCCTGGCTGCTGGAACTGCTGGAATGGACCCTGGAAGTGCCTCCGGTCCAGCCTGGCGCGGAAAGCCAGACGATCGCCAACGGCACGCCCAGCGACGCCGCGCCCGAACCCGCCATCCGGCTCGAAGGCGGCGTGGCGGGCCCCAGCGTGAAGCCCACCATCATTCCCATGGTGGCGCCGGAACCCGACCCGCAGCGCCTGCACAAGCAGCTGTCGCGACGCCTGCATCGCTGGCACAGCAAGGTGGCCGACCAGGGCACGCAATTCGCCACGCTGGACATCCCCACCCGGCACGAACTGCGCAAGCGCGGCAAGCGGCTGCGCTACAGCCTGGCGTTTGCGGAATCGCTGCTGCCCGCGAGCAAGCTGCGAAGCTATCGCAAGCTGCTTTCCAAGGTGCAGGACGTGCTGGGCGAAATCAACGACCTCGCGGTGACCAAGGACTACTACCAGTCGTGTACGGCCACGCACCCGCAGGCCTGGTTCGCGCTGGGCTGGATCAGCGCCCGCCTGGAAGAGCTGGCCGTGGAGGCGCAGAAGGCGTTCGACGATCTGGCCCGCAGCAAGCCCTTCTGGAAGTAA
- the ftsY gene encoding signal recognition particle-docking protein FtsY, with amino-acid sequence MFSRFFKKKSPPPAAPAQPAPPPEVVDAAVAPVEPAVAPVIPAPAPELRQAPFAPVPAPVAPPVAPQVAAPAPSPVPEPATAPAPAPAPAPAPIAPAAPDVEPVREPEPAPVPAPAPLTAASVPAPAVVATPAPAPAPALEPAPAEAPKKASWLSRLKQGLSRTGQSIGGIFVGVKVDENLFEELESALIMADAGLEATEKLLTALRARVKKDRIEDPAKVKAALRQLLADHLRPLERAFDLKRTQPLVVMIAGVNGAGKTTSIGKLAHTFQRQGASVLLAAGDTFRAAAREQLVEWGSRNNVSVISQDGGDPAAVAFDAVNAGRARGMGVVMVDTAGRLPTQLHLMEELKKIRRVIGKADATAPHEVLLVVDGNTGQNALAQIRAFDAAINLTGLVVTKLDGTAKGGTLAAVAAGSQGVRPIPVYWIGVGESLEDLQPFVADEFAAALLAD; translated from the coding sequence ATGTTTAGCCGCTTCTTCAAGAAAAAATCCCCTCCGCCCGCCGCGCCGGCCCAGCCCGCGCCGCCGCCGGAGGTCGTTGACGCCGCCGTCGCGCCCGTGGAGCCCGCCGTTGCGCCGGTCATCCCGGCGCCTGCGCCCGAGCTCCGGCAAGCGCCGTTTGCGCCGGTTCCGGCGCCCGTGGCCCCGCCTGTCGCACCGCAGGTCGCCGCGCCGGCCCCGAGTCCGGTTCCGGAACCCGCAACCGCACCCGCACCCGCACCCGCACCCGCACCCGCACCGATTGCACCGGCAGCGCCGGATGTCGAACCGGTCCGCGAACCGGAGCCCGCCCCTGTTCCGGCTCCCGCCCCCCTGACCGCAGCCTCCGTTCCGGCGCCTGCCGTGGTCGCGACGCCAGCACCCGCACCTGCACCCGCCCTGGAGCCGGCGCCGGCCGAAGCGCCGAAGAAGGCCTCCTGGCTGTCCCGCCTGAAGCAGGGCCTGTCGCGAACGGGCCAGAGCATTGGCGGCATCTTCGTCGGCGTCAAGGTCGACGAGAACCTGTTCGAGGAGCTCGAATCGGCCCTTATTATGGCCGATGCGGGCCTGGAGGCCACCGAGAAGCTGCTGACCGCGCTGCGCGCGCGGGTCAAGAAGGATCGCATCGAAGACCCGGCCAAGGTGAAGGCGGCCCTGCGCCAATTGCTGGCCGATCACCTGCGCCCGCTGGAACGCGCGTTCGACTTGAAACGCACCCAACCCCTGGTCGTCATGATCGCCGGCGTGAACGGCGCCGGCAAGACCACGTCCATCGGCAAGCTGGCGCATACCTTCCAGCGACAGGGCGCCAGCGTATTGCTGGCCGCGGGCGACACCTTCCGCGCGGCCGCACGCGAGCAGCTGGTGGAATGGGGCAGCCGCAACAACGTCAGCGTGATCTCCCAGGATGGCGGCGACCCGGCAGCCGTGGCGTTTGACGCCGTCAACGCGGGCCGCGCGCGCGGCATGGGCGTGGTCATGGTGGACACCGCCGGCCGCCTGCCCACGCAGCTGCACCTGATGGAAGAACTGAAGAAGATCCGCCGCGTCATCGGCAAGGCGGATGCCACCGCGCCGCACGAGGTGCTGCTGGTGGTGGACGGCAATACCGGCCAGAACGCGCTGGCGCAGATCCGCGCTTTTGATGCCGCCATCAACCTGACCGGCCTGGTCGTGACCAAGCTGGACGGCACCGCCAAGGGCGGCACGCTGGCCGCCGTGGCCGCAGGCAGTCAGGGCGTACGTCCGATCCCGGTGTACTGGATCGGCGTGGGCGAAAGCCTGGAGGACCTGCAGCCGTTCGTGGCGGACGAATTCGCGGCGGCCCTGCTGGCCGACTGA
- the coaD gene encoding pantetheine-phosphate adenylyltransferase produces MIIAVYPGTFDPLTRGHEDLVRRAATLFDKVVVGIALSRNKKPFFSIDERVEIAREVLGHYPNVEVQSFGGLLKDFVRDQGGRVIVRGLRAVSDFEYEFQMAGMNRHLLPDVETLFMTPSDQYQFISGTIVREIAQLGGDVSKFVFPSVERWLQEKAKERREQSWPG; encoded by the coding sequence ATGATCATCGCTGTATATCCCGGCACTTTCGACCCGCTGACCAGGGGCCACGAAGACCTGGTTCGCCGTGCAGCCACGCTTTTCGACAAAGTCGTGGTGGGGATCGCCCTTAGCCGCAACAAAAAGCCTTTCTTCAGCATCGACGAGCGCGTGGAAATCGCGCGCGAAGTGCTGGGTCACTATCCCAACGTGGAAGTGCAAAGCTTTGGCGGCCTGCTGAAGGACTTCGTCCGCGACCAGGGCGGCCGCGTCATCGTGCGTGGCTTGCGCGCGGTGTCCGACTTTGAATACGAATTCCAGATGGCCGGCATGAACCGCCATCTGCTGCCTGACGTCGAGACCCTGTTCATGACGCCGTCGGACCAGTACCAGTTCATCTCGGGCACCATCGTGCGCGAAATCGCCCAGCTGGGCGGCGACGTGAGCAAGTTCGTGTTCCCGTCCGTCGAACGCTGGCTCCAGGAAAAAGCCAAGGAACGCCGCGAGCAATCCTGGCCGGGCTGA
- a CDS encoding benzoate/H(+) symporter BenE family transporter yields the protein MSDTAQSSIELPPSPRQARRDISASAIAAGLVAVLVSFGGTAVLMVQAGHAAGLDAARIGSWIGSLSLVLGVGGAFYSLRTGLPIVMAWSTPGAALLVTALAGVPFNEAIGAFVLAAALTLACGLFGWIDPILRRIPGEIAAAMLAGVLLNFGMGIFTHIGKQPALVLTMCAAYLLCRRWAPRYAVLVVMAVAVAMAAGLGLMQVEQLDWRLTEFVWTTPAFSAQAAVSLGIPLFVVAMASQNLPGLAILQAAGYRPPASRLVAATGFLGLLAAPFGAHSVTMGAISAAICTGPEAHADPGKRYIAAATYGIGYFALSIVAGAVAVFFQALPAALLAALAGLALLGTIMGGMAAAMANPQRREAALITLLATASGFSFWGIGSAFWGLAAGLLAHAAFEYKRNRAGA from the coding sequence ATGAGCGACACGGCCCAGTCCAGCATCGAACTTCCCCCCTCCCCCCGCCAAGCCCGCCGCGACATCTCCGCGTCGGCGATCGCCGCGGGCCTGGTCGCCGTCCTGGTCAGCTTTGGCGGCACCGCCGTGCTCATGGTGCAAGCGGGCCACGCCGCCGGCCTGGACGCCGCGCGCATCGGCTCCTGGATCGGTTCGCTCAGCCTGGTGCTGGGCGTGGGCGGCGCGTTCTACAGCCTGCGCACCGGCCTGCCCATCGTCATGGCCTGGTCCACGCCGGGGGCCGCCCTGCTGGTCACGGCGCTGGCCGGCGTGCCCTTCAACGAAGCCATCGGCGCCTTTGTGCTGGCAGCCGCGCTGACCCTGGCCTGCGGCCTGTTCGGCTGGATCGATCCGATCCTGCGCCGGATTCCCGGCGAGATCGCCGCCGCCATGCTGGCTGGCGTGCTGCTCAATTTCGGCATGGGCATCTTCACCCACATCGGCAAGCAGCCCGCGCTGGTGCTGACCATGTGCGCCGCCTATCTGCTATGCCGCCGCTGGGCGCCGCGCTACGCGGTGCTGGTGGTGATGGCCGTGGCCGTCGCCATGGCGGCCGGGCTGGGCCTGATGCAGGTGGAGCAGCTGGACTGGCGCCTGACCGAATTCGTCTGGACCACGCCCGCCTTCAGCGCGCAGGCGGCGGTCAGCCTGGGCATCCCATTGTTCGTCGTGGCCATGGCGTCGCAGAACCTGCCCGGCCTCGCCATCCTGCAAGCCGCGGGCTACCGCCCCCCGGCTTCGCGCCTGGTCGCCGCCACGGGCTTCCTGGGCCTCCTGGCGGCCCCCTTCGGCGCGCACAGCGTCACCATGGGCGCGATCAGCGCAGCCATCTGCACCGGCCCCGAGGCGCATGCCGATCCGGGCAAGCGCTACATCGCCGCCGCCACCTACGGAATCGGCTACTTCGCGCTCAGCATCGTCGCGGGCGCCGTCGCGGTCTTCTTCCAGGCGCTGCCCGCCGCCTTGCTCGCCGCGCTGGCGGGCCTGGCGCTCCTGGGCACCATCATGGGCGGCATGGCGGCCGCGATGGCCAACCCGCAACGGCGCGAAGCGGCGCTCATCACGCTGCTGGCGACTGCGTCGGGATTCAGTTTCTGGGGTATCGGATCGGCCTTCTGGGGCCTGGCGGCGGGCCTGCTGGCCCACGCCGCGTTCGAATACAAGCGGAACCGCGCCGGCGCCTGA
- the phnE gene encoding phosphonate ABC transporter, permease protein PhnE, translated as MMQTRGNNRPFAMSGRAKAGLLLLVIYTIYAGAQLDFSWARFETGMGHASTFLARMFPPNFEKPATLWKGIAESLEIAVLASVLGIILALPVGLLGARNMMPAWVSWPARSLVALCRALHPVIVAILFVKAVGFGALAGILALTVASIGFIGKLFTEAIEEISLKQVEAVRATGASFANVIVFGVLPQVFARFIGFATYQFDSNLRNSTMVGIVGAGGVGGTLFSAFQRFDYDFVSAILLTLIAIIMLGEIIAGFVRAVFLDNLGFDRILQSRFTGARGIGASKPTAARKAEVDE; from the coding sequence ATGATGCAAACCCGGGGCAACAACCGCCCCTTCGCCATGTCCGGGCGCGCCAAGGCGGGCCTGCTGCTGCTGGTGATCTATACCATCTACGCGGGCGCGCAGCTGGACTTCAGCTGGGCGCGCTTTGAAACCGGCATGGGCCACGCCTCCACGTTTCTCGCGCGCATGTTCCCGCCCAATTTCGAGAAGCCCGCCACCCTGTGGAAGGGCATCGCCGAAAGCCTGGAGATCGCGGTGCTGGCTTCGGTGCTGGGCATCATCCTTGCCCTGCCCGTCGGCCTGCTCGGCGCCCGCAACATGATGCCCGCCTGGGTCTCCTGGCCGGCGCGGTCGCTCGTCGCGCTGTGCCGCGCGCTGCACCCGGTCATCGTCGCCATCCTGTTCGTCAAGGCCGTGGGCTTTGGCGCGCTGGCCGGCATCCTGGCGCTGACCGTCGCGTCCATCGGCTTCATCGGCAAGCTCTTTACCGAAGCCATCGAGGAAATCTCGCTGAAGCAGGTAGAGGCGGTCCGGGCCACCGGCGCGTCCTTCGCCAATGTGATCGTGTTCGGCGTGCTGCCGCAGGTGTTTGCGCGCTTCATCGGCTTCGCAACCTATCAGTTCGACTCCAACCTGCGCAATTCCACCATGGTGGGCATCGTGGGCGCGGGCGGCGTGGGCGGCACGCTGTTCTCGGCCTTCCAGCGCTTCGATTACGACTTTGTCAGCGCCATCCTGCTGACCCTGATCGCCATCATCATGCTGGGCGAGATCATTGCGGGCTTCGTGCGGGCGGTCTTCCTGGACAACCTGGGCTTTGACCGCATCCTGCAAAGCCGCTTCACCGGGGCGCGCGGCATCGGCGCCAGCAAGCCGACGGCGGCGCGCAAGGCGGAGGTGGACGAATGA
- the rsmD gene encoding 16S rRNA (guanine(966)-N(2))-methyltransferase RsmD, translating into MGNKYIRIVGGQYRRTPIAVPDVETLRPTPDRVRETLFNWLNHLWDGNFADKQVLDLFAGSGALGFEAASRGVAHVQMVERDRTAASALRTLRDKLKADMIRIHVGDAMQVAERMDASRFDLIMLDPPFGQGWLPRLWPILPGILTDHGLVYVEAETAIEAPEGFQILRQDKAGAVHYHLLEFAALRK; encoded by the coding sequence ATGGGTAACAAGTATATTCGTATCGTCGGGGGCCAATACAGACGCACCCCCATCGCCGTTCCCGACGTGGAGACGCTGCGCCCCACGCCCGACCGGGTTCGCGAGACACTCTTCAACTGGCTCAATCACCTGTGGGATGGCAATTTCGCCGACAAGCAGGTGCTGGATCTGTTCGCCGGCAGCGGCGCCCTGGGATTCGAGGCAGCCTCGCGCGGCGTGGCGCATGTGCAGATGGTCGAGCGGGACAGGACTGCCGCGTCCGCGCTGCGGACACTGCGCGACAAGCTCAAAGCCGACATGATACGCATCCATGTGGGCGACGCGATGCAGGTGGCCGAACGCATGGACGCATCCCGATTCGACCTGATCATGCTGGACCCGCCCTTCGGACAGGGTTGGCTGCCGCGGCTTTGGCCGATTCTGCCGGGCATTTTGACCGATCATGGGCTAGTCTACGTAGAGGCGGAAACCGCCATCGAAGCGCCCGAAGGATTCCAGATCTTGCGGCAGGACAAGGCAGGCGCGGTCCACTACCATCTGCTGGAATTTGCTGCATTGCGGAAATAG
- a CDS encoding YfhL family 4Fe-4S dicluster ferredoxin, which yields MALTITEECINCDVCEPQCPNDAISMGEDYYVIDPDRCTECVGHHDEPQCKVVCPVECIELHPQWNEGQEQLMAKYRRLTGAA from the coding sequence ATGGCCCTGACCATCACCGAAGAATGCATCAATTGCGACGTCTGCGAGCCCCAGTGCCCGAACGACGCGATCTCCATGGGTGAGGACTACTACGTCATCGATCCCGACCGCTGCACGGAATGCGTCGGACATCACGATGAGCCCCAATGCAAGGTGGTCTGTCCGGTGGAGTGCATCGAACTGCATCCGCAATGGAACGAAGGCCAGGAACAGCTCATGGCCAAGTACCGCCGCCTGACCGGTGCCGCATGA
- a CDS encoding AsmA family protein → MKTWFKRILIGLVVLVVVAVVGLAIFLLTFDPNAYKYKLEELVQERYHRTLTIDGEIELSLFPRIGLSVQGVSLSEPNSTDTFASIESTRLAVAVWPLLSNSFVVDHVAISGLKARVVRDKQGQFNFSNLVGGTQPVTEAPSNPAEALVGAAQTAAQAITSGTMPSSRNNMQIDIAGLDLKDGEVQLQDAITGMAVAVTRINANTGRVTFNQPFDVRLTARVEGGDPRVDANLTGQALLTLDPSAKRYAAQKLDLRMDGKLPGAEAKSLAVRGNLAFNGRKSSLDVAGLEVVFQGDITDPAARATNVDASVAIPKLAIDPHKSQLQIEKLAVRAKGGVADGPFEFAVDAPALNISPASATGEALTGRVRISGLDASFGLNGISGNAGELDIKEAKLDSTSKNGERVVKLNFASPLSLNLLQRSGGLSALRGDVNITDPGLPKGSLQIPVIGSLSVDLLKDQATSKINAVLEGGKFDLSADITKLSGSPLVNFALAVDTLDLDKLVPPVAAAPAKPPAEGKKDESKPAQPAPAAPADDSINLSALVGPSVNGTLKVGKLVVRGLKADEVAAAVKLDKGKLEISSLTAGLYGGKLAGALSVDAAQGNQLATKISLAGIAIEPLLVDLAHQNVLSGTGSLALDLKTAGANVYAMKSGLGGTLQLRLRDGAVKGIDLTQTLRDLKAAFSPESQNQTVPADTSKQTEFSEMDADLAFAKGVATVKRLNFVSPLLRVTQGEPAIIDFVKSELDLVARARVVNPAANPEGKELIDLKDVTIPVHVKGPFEKPTYTVLWKDAIGGILKRSLENKLREAVSGKGKNGAAVDKALKGLLGK, encoded by the coding sequence ATGAAAACGTGGTTCAAGCGCATTTTGATAGGCCTGGTTGTGTTGGTTGTCGTGGCCGTCGTTGGCCTGGCCATCTTCTTGCTGACATTCGACCCCAACGCGTACAAGTACAAGCTGGAAGAGCTTGTCCAGGAACGCTATCACCGCACGCTTACGATCGACGGCGAGATCGAGCTTTCGCTCTTCCCGCGGATCGGCCTGTCGGTGCAGGGGGTGTCGCTGTCCGAGCCCAATAGCACGGACACCTTCGCATCCATCGAAAGCACCCGTCTGGCGGTGGCCGTTTGGCCGCTGCTGTCCAACAGCTTCGTGGTGGACCACGTCGCCATCAGCGGCCTGAAGGCCCGCGTGGTGCGGGACAAGCAGGGCCAGTTCAATTTCAGCAACCTCGTGGGCGGCACGCAGCCGGTCACCGAGGCGCCGTCCAATCCCGCCGAGGCTCTGGTGGGCGCGGCGCAAACCGCGGCACAGGCCATCACCAGCGGCACCATGCCGTCGTCGCGCAACAACATGCAGATCGACATCGCCGGCCTGGACCTGAAGGACGGCGAAGTGCAGTTGCAGGATGCCATCACGGGCATGGCGGTGGCCGTTACCCGGATCAACGCCAACACCGGCCGCGTCACGTTCAACCAGCCGTTCGACGTGCGGCTCACCGCCCGTGTCGAAGGCGGCGATCCGCGCGTCGACGCCAACCTGACCGGCCAGGCCCTGCTGACGCTGGACCCTTCCGCCAAGCGCTACGCCGCGCAGAAGCTGGATCTGCGCATGGACGGCAAGCTGCCCGGCGCCGAGGCCAAGAGCCTGGCGGTGCGCGGCAACCTGGCCTTCAACGGCCGGAAGTCGTCGCTGGACGTGGCCGGCCTGGAAGTGGTGTTCCAGGGAGACATCACCGATCCCGCCGCCCGCGCCACCAATGTGGACGCCAGCGTGGCGATCCCCAAGCTGGCGATCGATCCGCACAAGAGCCAGTTGCAGATCGAGAAGCTTGCCGTGCGCGCCAAGGGCGGCGTGGCCGACGGTCCGTTCGAATTTGCCGTGGATGCCCCGGCGCTCAATATCTCTCCCGCCTCGGCCACCGGTGAAGCGCTCACCGGCCGCGTGCGCATCAGCGGCCTGGATGCCAGCTTCGGCCTGAACGGCATCAGCGGCAATGCCGGTGAACTCGACATCAAGGAAGCCAAGCTGGACAGCACGTCCAAGAACGGCGAACGCGTGGTGAAGCTGAACTTCGCCTCGCCCCTGAGCTTGAACCTCCTGCAGCGCAGCGGCGGCCTGTCGGCCTTGCGCGGCGACGTGAACATCACCGATCCGGGCCTGCCCAAGGGCAGCCTGCAGATTCCCGTCATCGGCAGTCTGTCGGTGGATCTGCTGAAGGATCAGGCCACCAGCAAGATCAATGCCGTGCTGGAAGGCGGCAAGTTCGACCTGAGCGCCGACATCACCAAGCTCTCCGGTTCGCCGCTGGTCAATTTCGCGCTGGCCGTGGATACGCTGGACCTGGACAAGCTGGTGCCGCCCGTGGCGGCCGCGCCGGCCAAGCCGCCGGCCGAAGGCAAGAAAGACGAGAGCAAGCCGGCGCAGCCCGCGCCGGCCGCGCCGGCCGACGATTCGATCAACCTGTCGGCGCTGGTCGGTCCCAGCGTCAACGGTACGCTGAAGGTAGGCAAGCTGGTGGTGCGTGGCCTGAAGGCCGACGAAGTCGCCGCCGCGGTGAAGCTGGACAAGGGCAAGCTGGAAATCTCCAGCCTGACGGCGGGCCTCTACGGCGGCAAGCTGGCGGGGGCCTTGTCCGTGGATGCCGCGCAGGGCAACCAGCTGGCCACCAAGATATCGCTGGCCGGCATTGCGATCGAGCCCTTGCTGGTCGACCTGGCGCATCAGAATGTGCTGAGCGGCACGGGCAGCCTGGCGCTGGACCTGAAGACCGCCGGCGCCAATGTCTATGCCATGAAGAGCGGCCTGGGCGGTACCCTGCAATTGCGCCTGCGCGATGGCGCGGTCAAGGGCATCGACCTGACGCAGACGCTGCGCGATCTGAAGGCCGCCTTCTCGCCGGAATCGCAGAACCAGACCGTGCCCGCCGATACCAGCAAGCAGACGGAATTCTCCGAGATGGACGCGGACCTCGCCTTCGCGAAGGGCGTGGCCACCGTGAAGCGCCTGAATTTCGTGTCGCCCCTGCTGCGCGTGACGCAGGGCGAGCCGGCCATCATTGACTTCGTCAAGAGCGAGCTGGATCTGGTGGCGCGCGCGCGCGTCGTCAATCCGGCCGCCAACCCCGAAGGCAAGGAACTGATCGACCTGAAGGACGTGACCATCCCCGTCCACGTCAAGGGCCCGTTCGAGAAGCCCACCTATACGGTGCTCTGGAAGGATGCCATCGGCGGCATCCTCAAGCGCAGCCTGGAGAACAAGCTGCGCGAAGCCGTCTCCGGCAAGGGCAAGAACGGCGCCGCCGTGGACAAGGCCTTGAAGGGATTGCTGGGCAAATGA